The Alnus glutinosa chromosome 7, dhAlnGlut1.1, whole genome shotgun sequence genome includes a region encoding these proteins:
- the LOC133873501 gene encoding 7-deoxyloganetin glucosyltransferase-like, translated as MEEADQKPHAICVPAPFQSHIKAMLKFSKLLHHKGFRITFVNTEFNHRRFLKSRGPNSMDGFPDFRFVTIPDSVPPSDPNASQDVPSLCDAIMKNFLAPFTDLLAKLNAANNPPVTCIVSDGFMPFTVTAAQELGIPIAMLFTVSACSLMSFMHFPLLRTTGFTPLKDESYLTNGYLDTVIDWIPGMRDIRLRDLPSFLRTTDPNDVIFKFIIETAERAPRASAIVIHTFDALEQQVLDALSPMFPRVYAAGPLQLLLNHSHNDHESLKSIGYNLWIEETECLHWLNFKPPNSVLYVNFGSITVMTPQQLIEFGWGLANSKHPFLWIIRPDLVVGESAVLPPEFIVETKERGLIASWCPQEEVLNHPSIGGFLTHCGWNSIVESVTAGVPMLCWPFFGDQQTNCKYTCDDWGIGMEIDNDANREEVEKIVRELMEGDKGKKMKNKALEWKNLAEEATGTRGSSSINLNNLVNEVLLSKA; from the exons ATGGAAGAAGCTGATCAAAAGCCTCATGCAATTTGTGTTCCAGCTCCGTTTCAAAGCCACATAAAGGCCATGCTTAAATTTTCAAAGCTTCTCCACCACAAAGGTTTTCGCATAACCTTTGTCAACACTGAATTCAACCATCGACGTTTTCTGAAATCTAGAGGTCCCAATTCCATGGATGGCTTTCCTGACTTCCGATTCGTAACCATTCCCGATAGCGTCCCTCCGTCGGATCCCAACGCCAGCCAGGACGTCCCCTCCCTTTGCGATGCCATTATGAAGAACTTCTTGGCTCCTTTTACAGACTTGCTCGCGAAACTCAACGCTGCAAACAACCCTCCGGTGACTTGCATTGTCTCCGATGGTTTCATGCCGTTCACTGTCACCGCAGCTCAAGAACTCGGAATCCCTATTGCAATGCTCTTTACTGTTTCTGCTTGCAGCTTAATGAGTTTTATGCATTTCCCTCTTCTTCGAACCACAGGATTTACGCCCCTAAAAG ATGAAAGCTATCTGACAAATGGATATCTGGACACAGTTATAGACTGGATTCCAGGTATGAGAGATATCCGACTGAGAGATCTCCCAAGCTTTCTTCGAACCACAGATCCAAATGATGTTATcttcaaatttatcattgaaacAGCGGAGAGAGCTCCGAGAGCTTCAGCAATCGTTATCCACACATTTGACGCGTTAGAGCAACAAGTCTTGGATGCTCTCTCCCCCATGTTTCCTCGTGTATATGCCGCTGGCCCTCTCCAACTGCTGCTCAATCACTCACACAATGATCACGAATCTCTGAAATCAATTGGGTATAATTTATGGATAGAAGAAACAGAGTGCCTCCATTGGCTTAACTTCAAGCCACCCAATTCAGTATTGTATGTGAATTTTGGCAGCATCACCGTCATGACACCACAGCAGCTCATTGAGTTTGGTTGGGGACTTGCAAATAGCAAGCACCCTTTCTTGTGGATAATTAGGCCTGATTTAGTAGTCGGTGAATCGGCGGTTTTGCCACCAGAATTCATagtagaaacaaaagaaaggggTCTAATAGCTAGCTGGTGCCCACAAGAGGAAGTTCTAAACCACCCCTCTATTGGAGGGTTCTTGACTCACTGCGGGTGGAATTCAATCGTTGAAAGTGTGACCGCAGGAGTGCCGATGCTTTGCTGGCCATTCTTTGGGGATCAGCAAACAAACTGTAAGTATACTTGCGATGATTGGGGCATTGGCATGGAGATTGATAATGATGCCAATAGAGAGGAAGTAGAGAAGATTGTGAGAGAGTTGATGGAGGGAGACAAGggtaagaaaatgaagaataagGCCTTGGAGTGGAAGAATTTGGCCGAGGAGGCAACTGGAACGCGTGGATCTTCATCCATCAACCTAAATAATTTGGTGAATGAAGTGCTCTTATCAAAAGCGTAA
- the LOC133873360 gene encoding cyclin-dependent protein kinase inhibitor SMR3 translates to MSNSGVFLIKESKEVVEFKILATPRLIFEDESHSDVPELHKREEEDKKKKDDDERCCEVKTPDEECERPSLGEVKVIEEEDDGFKTPTSLDHKIPVIKQCPPAPKKPKPQMKRRIAAYKVRRNLRLEVSEEVESLFPFPLLSDSKRRRGPHKSKKLPESRFYRLRRNPKSQN, encoded by the exons ATGTCGAATTCAGGGGTTTTTCTCATCAAAGAATCTAAAGAGGTTGTGGAATTCAAAATCTTGGCGACGCCCAGGCTGATATTTGAAGACGAGAGTCATTCAGACGTGCCGGAGCTTCATAaacgagaagaagaagacaagaagaagaaagatgatgATGAACGTTGTTGCGAGGTTAAGACTCCGGATGAGGAATGCGAAAGGCCGTCTCTAGGAGAAGTGAAGGTGATCGAGGAGGAAGACGATGGGTTCAAAACTCCAACATCTTTGGATCACAAAATCCCAGTGATCAAACAGTGCCCACCTGCTCCGAAAAAACCCAAACCGCAAATGAAAAGAAGAATTGCTGCATATAAGGTACGCAGAAATCTCAGGCTTGAAGTATCCGAAGAGGTCGAATCTCTTTTCCCTTTCCCTCTTCTCTCTGATTCGAAGAGACG GAGGGGGCCTCACAAGAGCAAGAAACTCCCCGAGTCCCGCTTCTACCGCCTCCGTAGGAACCCCAAGAGCCAGAACTAG